Within the Halorhabdus rudnickae genome, the region ATCCTTGAGGCCGAGGACAACACCGACGAGGAGGTCCTCGAAGCCATCGAAATCCTGCGATCGGCCGGGAGTGTCGAGTACGCTCGCGAACGCGCCCTGGAAATCGCCGACGCCGCCCGGGCGGAACTCGAGGCGGTCGACCTCGAACCCGAACCCAAAACTCGTCTCGGCGAGTTCACAACGTTCGTCGTCGAACGCGAGCAGTGAGCGGTCCGCCAGGTGTCTCCCATTGGTCCCGAATCGCCGCCAGCCGAGTCTCCCGAACGCCAACCGGACACCATTGTGCGTACCAACATATTCACTACCGGGGACATCGAACGGCTCATTATGACTGACGGCGCTACGGACCTATCTCGCCGGGACGTACTCAGATCGGCGGGCGCACTCACCGGTGCAACGGCAGCCGCGGGTGCGGCCGGAACCGCCGCCGCTCAAGAGGGCGAAGGTGGCGGCAGCGGCGGCGGGAAGCCCGATTATGGCGGGTGGTTTTCGGACGTGAGCAACTTTTCGAGTACCGAGGACTACCGCGGGCAAGACGAAGTGACGGTCGAAGTGGGCGTCGAGGGCAACGGCAACTTTTGGGCGTTCGGGCCGCCGGCGATCCACGTCGACGCCGGGACGACCGTCGTCTTCGAGTGGACCGGCGAGGGCAACGCCCACAACGTAGTGGCCGAAGACGAGTCGTACTCTTCGGGGTCGGCCGTCGCCGAGGCCGGCACCACGTTCGAGCACACCTTCGAGGAAGCCGGCATTTCGAAGTACTACTGCAATCCCCACCGCTCGGTCGGCATGAAAGGCGCCGTCGTCGTCGGTGACGACTATCCCGAGGTCGAACTCGGGGGTTCGACCGGGCCGAAAGTCCCCGAGAACGCGAAGTTGCTCGGCGTCGGCAGTGGGTTCCTCATGGCTGCGGCTCTCGGCTTCGCGTACTTCTTCATGAAGTACGGCGGAGACTACGACGAGCAGTAGAACAGACAGCGAGCGCCGTTCTTAGATCTCGATCGTTTTCTCGAGTGTGTCCGCCAGGTCAGTCCGGAGATCTCCGACGGCTTCGAGGCCGACACTGAGACGGACCAGCCCGTCGGTAATCCCCGTCTTGCGGCGTTCTTCGGCCGGCACGGCGCCGTGTGTCATCGTCGCCGGGTGCTCGATCAGGCTCTCGACGCCGCCGAGGCTCTCGGCCAGTGTGAAGATGTCCGTCTCGGAGACGAAGCGCCGAACCGCCTCGAGGGGGGCGTCGAACTCGACGCTGAGCATGCCCCCGAAGTCGTCCATCTGTGCCGCCGCGACCTCGTGGCCGGGATGTGATTCGAGTCCGGGATAATGGACGGTCTCGACGGCCGAGTGCTCGTCGAGCCACTCGGCGAGTTCCCTGGCGTTCTCGCTGTGTCGGTCCATCCTGACAGGCAGCGTTTTGGTCCCCCGGAGAACGAGGAAACACGCGAACGGGTCGGGGGTCGCGCCGACGCTGTTCTGGTAGAACCCGAGTCGTTCGTCGAGTTCGGCGTCGTCTGTGATGAGCGCGCCCCCGACGATATCCGAGTGGCCGCCGAGGTACTTCGTCAGCGAGTGAGCGACGATGTCCGCCCCGAATTCGAGCGGCTGCTGGAGGTATGGCGTCGCGAAGGTGTTGTCCACGGCCAGCAGCGCGTCGCCGTCGTGGGCCACCACAGCAACTCGCTCGATGTCCACGATTTCCAGCAGGGGATTCGTCGGCGTCTCGGCCCAGACCAATTCGGTCTCCTCGGTGATCGCCGCAGCTACGGCGTCAGGATCGGTCGCGTCCACGAAAGAGAATTCGAGATCGTAGTCCTCGTAGACGTCAGTGAATAGCCGGTGGGTTCCGCCGTAGACGTCACGCCCGACGACGACGTGATCGCCCGCCGAAAGCAGATTGAGGACGGTGTTGATCGCGGCCATCCCACTGGCGAAGGCCCGGCCGTGTTCACCGCCTTCGAGACTCGCCAAGTTCTCTTCAAGCGCCATCCGCGTCGGGTTGCCCGTCCGGGAATACTCGTAGCCACGATCTTCGCCGGGAGCGTCCTGGGCAAACGTCGAGGTGGCGTAGATCGGCGGCATGATCGCGCCCGTCTGCGGGTCGGGCTCCCACCCGGCGTGGATCGCTCGTGTCTCGAAGTCGTCGCTGTCGCCGTCCTCGTCGGTCATGCTTTGCCCTCCCATGCGTCGAAGTGGCCGTATATGTTCTTCGAGAGGTACCGTTCGCCGCCGTCGGGGAACACCGTCACGACGGTGTCGTGCGGTGCTTCGCGCTCACCAGCCGCGATTTCCTCGGCGACCTGTCGGGCCGCGACGCTCGCCGCGCCGGAACTCGAGCCGACGAGATGTCCCTCCTCGGCGGCGAGTCGCTGCACCTCGGCGTGGGCGTCCCGATCGCTGATCGTCACGAAGTCGTCGATCTCAGCGGGTTCGAGTAACTCGGTCACGTCCGGATCGTGCGTCCCGATCCCCTCGATCTTGTACGGTCCCTCCTCACGCTCGCGGCCCAGCACTTCCCCGAACGTCGATCCCGCCGGTTCGACGGCGACGACACTGACGTCCGGAACTTGCTCGCGGACGGCACGGGCGATCCCGGTTAGCGTCCCGCCCGAGCCGACGCCGACGACGACCGCACCCACCTCACCGTCGAGTGCCTCGCGGATCTCCGGGCCGGTCGTCCGGTAGTGCGCTTGGACGTTCAACGGCGTCGCGAACTGCTGTGGGACGACGGCGTCTTCGTGCTCCTTGGCGATCTCGTGGGCTCTTTGGGCGGCTGCAGCCATGCCGCCGTCCCCAGAGAAGTGGACGATTTCAGCTCCGAGTGCGTCCATCAGGCGTTCTTTCTCGACGCTGAACCCTTCAGGAACGACGAAAACTGCCTCGAGATCCAGGCGGGTCGCGGCGATCGCCATGCCAATGCCGGTGTTACCGGCCGTCGGCTCGACGATCGCCCCGCCGGGTGCGATCTTGCCGCGATCGAGGAGTTCTTCGAGGATGTGTTTGCCGACGCGATCCTTCACGCTCCCGCCCGGATTGAACGTCTCGAGTTTGGCGTACACCGGGACTGCCCCCGGTGACCCATCGAGTTCGACCAGCGGCGTCTCGCCGATGGTGTCCAGTACTGACGTCTTCGGTGTGTGGTGTGTCGTCATGTCGCTGTGGTCTCGCTGTCGCTTGGTTGTGCTCGATCCGACTCCGAGAATACGGTTTCAACAGCGACAACAACAGGACGTGCAGACGACCGGGTGAGAATCAGCAGACTCGCGGACCGATTGCCTCCGGAGCGTCGATTCACGAGACGACGGATCGGAAACCCGGACTGGCTGCAAACAGTGAGCCATCCGCCGGGTCGTTTTGAAACGATCCATGGCCGAACGTATGCGACGGCGTTTTAATGGGTTTTGATTTGCTGGTCACCGGGACAGCTCAACAGGGCCGTCGTCGGATTTTGTCGAGCGATCGACGACGTCTGACTTGTCCTCAGGGAGGACTTCTGCGCGGACGTTGGCGGGACCGATCCCGACTTGCTCGGCGACGTCCCGAGCGGTCCATTCGTTGTCGCCTGTGAACAGCATGACGTCGATGCCCCGCTCGCGGAGGGCGGCGACGACTTCCTTCGCATCCCCCTTTACCGTGTCTGCGTCCACGACGATGCACGCGAGTTCGGAGCCCCTCCGTGGCTCCCAGCCCTCGATGGTCGCTTTGATCCCGTGTCCGGGGACGTTTTCGAAGTCCACGGGTTCGAGAATGTCTCTGGGCTCTACTCTTTGGCACCGTCGACGATCCTACGAGCGAGGGATGTTCGCTGCCACTCTCTGCCGCCGCGAGGCTGAGAATGTCGCCACATTTGAACAGGACGCCGTTTTATTCGTCGAACAACGGGTATCGAAGTCGGGGCGTCAATCCTCGAGTTCGGTCGGTCGGCGTTTCCTGATGGCGATGGCCATGATGGCGACGATAGCGACGATAGCGATGAGTTTCGTTCGTTTCATCACGATCATCTTCGACGGGAGACCGCATAAAGCATGCTGTTGGTTCGGCAGTATCCGGGACGAGCGACACTGGCTTCTCCGTGTGATTCTGGACCAGTATCGACCCTCGGCGTTGTTACCAGGCTACTTATCAAAGCGGACAACTGTCACGAGCACCCGACGGCCGGCGCTGCTCTCGTTCGTCCACCCCGGTCATATCCGCGTACGCCCGGCTTTCCGCCACGCGAAGGTTTAACAGGTGGTTTTGGCTAGAACATGGCGTGCCCTCGCCCGCCGAAGTGCTCGGCGTCAATCCCGGCGCAGACGAGGAGGCGGTCCACCGGGCCTATCGACGCCGCGTCAAGGACGCCCATCCCGACCAGGGTGGTTCGATCGAAGAGTTTCGCACAGTCCAGTCGGCCTACGAGGCGCTCCTCGCTGGTGATCGAGAGGTGTCAACCCAGTCGACTGGCTCTACAGTGCCCACGACGCTGTCGACAGACGTCGAGTTTGTCGACTACGAGGCGATCGCTGACAAGGACTGGTCCCTTGAGGATAACGATCTCTTCGAGAAGTGTCGAGCCGCGGGTCTGACCGGGACTGACTACGGGCAACTCACGGTCGGGCGCAACGATCCCCTTCTGGAGACCGTCGAACAGTGTGGCCGCTCCTGGCCGTATTCTTGCCGGGGCGGGGCGTGTGCCAACTGTGCGGTCGCCGTTCTGGAGGGTGAATTGTCCCAGCCGGTCAATCACATCCTCCCCGAAGAGGCGATCGATCGCGGTATCAGGCTGTCCTGTGTCGGACGACCACTGACGGACACGCTCAAACTCGTCTACAACGTCAAACACCTCCCCGCGATTGCCGACCTCCGACTCCCGCCTCGTCCCGCCGATCGCCGAACGAGCGATTAAACCGTCACTCGACGATGAGTCAAACGACTGTTTGATCCATCGATAAATCCTTTGTAGTGGCCGTTTTAGCCAGGAGCGATGGGGACGTTATTGCCGCGCCGCGGGGAGCGGACCGAAACCAGTGACGAACCGCAGGTGCTCGGACTCGACGAGGAAGCGGCCGACGAGGCCTTCGCTGCGCTGTCCTCCGAGACAGCCCGTCGAGTCCTGGCGCTGATCTACGAGGACCCGACGACGCCCGCGCAGATCCGCGATGAGATCGGCACCTCACTGCAGAACGTTCACTACCATCTTGAGAAATTGGAGTCCGCTGACTTGATCGAGTCTGCCGGCACGGACTACTCGTCGAAAGGCAACGAGATGACTGTCTACGCGCCGACCAACGAGGCGCTGGTGCTCGTTGCCGGTTCACAGGAGGAACGATCCCTGCTGAAACGAGCCGTCGCCCGCGTATTGGCCGGCGTTGGCATCCTCGCCGGTGGTGCGGTGGCGTTCGGGTTCGCCATCCAGCGATTTGTTACTGATACGACGACCCAGTCAGGGGGCGGCATGGGGACGATGAGCGTCGAGACGGGGGACACTGCAACGGGAGGTGCCGAGCCGTCGCCGTTGCTGGCCGATCCGGCGGTCGCGTTCTTCCTTGGTGGCGCGTTCATCCTCGCCCTCGTCGGGGTCTGGTGGTACGCCCGCAGCCGATAGGAACGCCACCGTCGATAATTAGGGTTCTCAGGCCGGATAGCAAGTGGTTTGGGTGAGGCGGATCAACCGTCGCGCGTATGGACGTACAGTCCATCTCTGAACTCGGTGCCGAACAGCGACGCGCGCTCTTCGAGCGAGACTCCGGCATCGGCGAAATCCGCGAGGATGTCGCCGACATCGTCGGGCGCGTCCATCGCGAGGGCGACGCCGCACTCGCGGAGTTCTGCCGGCGCTTCGACGACGTCGAGGTCGAGGACTTCGAGATCACCGAGAGGGCCGCCGAGGCCTACGAATCCATCGACGAGGACGTCCGCCAGGCGATCGAGACCGCCGCCGAGAACATTCGCGTGTTCCACGAGCGTCAGGTCCCCGAAGACTGGTCCGTCGAGACGGCGGACGGTCGAGAACTCGGCCGGAAGTACTACCCGCTCGAATCGGCTGGCGTCTACGCCCCGGGTGGGACCGCAGCCTACCCATCGAGCGTGCTCATGGGCGTCGTGCCCGCGAAGGTCGCCGGCGTCGAGCACGTCGCCGTCGCGACACCGCCCGCCGAAGAGATCAACCCAGTTACGCTGGCGGCGATGCACGCCGCCGGCGCGGACGCAGTCTACCAGATCGGCGGCGCCCAGGCAATCGCCGCATTGGCTTACGGCACCGAGTCGATTGACCCGGTGGACGTGATCGTCGGCCCCGGCAACCGGTGGGTCACCGCCGCGAAAGCCGAAGTGCGGGGCGACGTCCGTATCGACATGCTCGCCGGTCCCAGTGAGGTGCTGACGCTGACTGACGACATTGCGGACCCGGAGATCGTCGCCGCCGAGGTCGTCGCCCAGGCCGAACACGACCCCAACGCCGGCGTCGTCGCGGTGACACCCGATGCCGACCACGCCGCGGCCGTCGCCGAGGAGATCGACCGACAGGTGCCACAACGCGAGCGTGAAGACATCGTCCGCGAGGCCCTGGCCAACGATGCCAGCGGTGTCTTCCTCGCCGAATCGATGGACGAAGCGGTCGCGTTCAGCGAGGACTACGCTCCGGAACACATCTTCGTCCACGCCGCGAACGAACGCGATCTGCTCGAACGGATCACCAACTACGGGTCGGCGTTCGTCGGCGAGTTCACGCCCGTCGCTGCCGGCGACTACGCCAGCGGGACTAATCACGTCCTGCCGACCGGTGGCTCGGCGTCGATCGCTAGTGGCCTCTCCGTGGACGATTTCGTCCGCCCGGCGACCTACCAGCAACTCTCCGAAGAAGGGCTAGAAACGCTCCGTGAGACGATCACGACGTTAGCCGAGGCGGAGGGACTCGAAGCACATGCCCACAGCGTCGAGACGCGCTTCGAGGAGTGAGAGAACCCGTCCGTGACCGGTGTTGGGATTGACAACCTATTTTGCGTTGGCTTTCGGATCCGTAAGGCATGGATGCTGATAGCCTGGGCTGGCGTCTCGACGCCGTGTTGTTCCTCTCGGTGGTTAACTTGGCCGTCTTGGTGGGTATCGGATTCAAGTACGCGTTCGACGAAACTTTCGCGGTAGTCGTGTTCGCTGGACTGATCGGATACGGCCTCTTTCGTCGCTGAAACGGCCATCGAACGTCGCTCAGGGATTGTCGTTCGTCGACTCTTGTTCCCAGACACGGAACCCCTCGCCCGTCGCCTCGCCGAGTTGCCTGGCCTCGCCCTTCGCTTCCAGCACAGCCGGTGGCTCGAAGCGCGGGCCGAGTTCGTCAGCTAGCTCTTCCATGGCGACCAGGCGATCGTCCAGTCCCGATCGATCGGCACTGGCGAGC harbors:
- a CDS encoding halocyanin domain-containing protein; the protein is MTDGATDLSRRDVLRSAGALTGATAAAGAAGTAAAQEGEGGGSGGGKPDYGGWFSDVSNFSSTEDYRGQDEVTVEVGVEGNGNFWAFGPPAIHVDAGTTVVFEWTGEGNAHNVVAEDESYSSGSAVAEAGTTFEHTFEEAGISKYYCNPHRSVGMKGAVVVGDDYPEVELGGSTGPKVPENAKLLGVGSGFLMAAALGFAYFFMKYGGDYDEQ
- a CDS encoding cystathionine gamma-synthase; the encoded protein is MTDEDGDSDDFETRAIHAGWEPDPQTGAIMPPIYATSTFAQDAPGEDRGYEYSRTGNPTRMALEENLASLEGGEHGRAFASGMAAINTVLNLLSAGDHVVVGRDVYGGTHRLFTDVYEDYDLEFSFVDATDPDAVAAAITEETELVWAETPTNPLLEIVDIERVAVVAHDGDALLAVDNTFATPYLQQPLEFGADIVAHSLTKYLGGHSDIVGGALITDDAELDERLGFYQNSVGATPDPFACFLVLRGTKTLPVRMDRHSENARELAEWLDEHSAVETVHYPGLESHPGHEVAAAQMDDFGGMLSVEFDAPLEAVRRFVSETDIFTLAESLGGVESLIEHPATMTHGAVPAEERRKTGITDGLVRLSVGLEAVGDLRTDLADTLEKTIEI
- a CDS encoding PLP-dependent cysteine synthase family protein, whose protein sequence is MTTHHTPKTSVLDTIGETPLVELDGSPGAVPVYAKLETFNPGGSVKDRVGKHILEELLDRGKIAPGGAIVEPTAGNTGIGMAIAATRLDLEAVFVVPEGFSVEKERLMDALGAEIVHFSGDGGMAAAAQRAHEIAKEHEDAVVPQQFATPLNVQAHYRTTGPEIREALDGEVGAVVVGVGSGGTLTGIARAVREQVPDVSVVAVEPAGSTFGEVLGREREEGPYKIEGIGTHDPDVTELLEPAEIDDFVTISDRDAHAEVQRLAAEEGHLVGSSSGAASVAARQVAEEIAAGEREAPHDTVVTVFPDGGERYLSKNIYGHFDAWEGKA
- the fer gene encoding ferredoxin Fer yields the protein MPSPAEVLGVNPGADEEAVHRAYRRRVKDAHPDQGGSIEEFRTVQSAYEALLAGDREVSTQSTGSTVPTTLSTDVEFVDYEAIADKDWSLEDNDLFEKCRAAGLTGTDYGQLTVGRNDPLLETVEQCGRSWPYSCRGGACANCAVAVLEGELSQPVNHILPEEAIDRGIRLSCVGRPLTDTLKLVYNVKHLPAIADLRLPPRPADRRTSD
- a CDS encoding ArsR/SmtB family transcription factor; the encoded protein is MGTLLPRRGERTETSDEPQVLGLDEEAADEAFAALSSETARRVLALIYEDPTTPAQIRDEIGTSLQNVHYHLEKLESADLIESAGTDYSSKGNEMTVYAPTNEALVLVAGSQEERSLLKRAVARVLAGVGILAGGAVAFGFAIQRFVTDTTTQSGGGMGTMSVETGDTATGGAEPSPLLADPAVAFFLGGAFILALVGVWWYARSR
- the hisD gene encoding histidinol dehydrogenase gives rise to the protein MDVQSISELGAEQRRALFERDSGIGEIREDVADIVGRVHREGDAALAEFCRRFDDVEVEDFEITERAAEAYESIDEDVRQAIETAAENIRVFHERQVPEDWSVETADGRELGRKYYPLESAGVYAPGGTAAYPSSVLMGVVPAKVAGVEHVAVATPPAEEINPVTLAAMHAAGADAVYQIGGAQAIAALAYGTESIDPVDVIVGPGNRWVTAAKAEVRGDVRIDMLAGPSEVLTLTDDIADPEIVAAEVVAQAEHDPNAGVVAVTPDADHAAAVAEEIDRQVPQREREDIVREALANDASGVFLAESMDEAVAFSEDYAPEHIFVHAANERDLLERITNYGSAFVGEFTPVAAGDYASGTNHVLPTGGSASIASGLSVDDFVRPATYQQLSEEGLETLRETITTLAEAEGLEAHAHSVETRFEE